A portion of the Calliphora vicina chromosome 5, idCalVici1.1, whole genome shotgun sequence genome contains these proteins:
- the Oseg6 gene encoding WD repeat-containing protein 19, with protein sequence MSFEKVLYKYEEPHGPGDVYFIWQKGSQGALLATTGSDGTVAVFNRQGQMLERIMLPGLCSGFAWDNEGEILGIITASSPVITLWNATTQQKHSVESGLRDPLSCIIWSKQEQIMAVGTARGNLAIYNHKSNKRIPVLGKHSKRINCGAWSAQNLLALGSDDKTFSLSNEEGDSMRVVQLRDVPSDMYFAEMANEDRINGDNAISMIIGKRTLYLYYLPEPDTPTELGFQSRYGSLLQHKWFGDGYILLGFSNGHVVAISTHPKDIGQELWQVKNHKELLTGLAYCPSLEIVASCGDDNIKIHSITNLHETEKIINVPDHSGVQMIDWSADGQLMSVTTMTGSVFIYVTKLPSLYAVSAPRIAILSSLAEVSIYVYSPDKSKPLPYRQTLETEPNVLAIGPYHLASCVDRHVWFYDLGKSLGDQPEPLSERDFSQTVEDIKLNADYCAVLCPPQLMLQAIVTDNPNVKDKLMQMFPNAVPTLNDAVITCFGLTQEYLIFATDIGHLVYFSLEKWEICTMYRHNMGLTKMFTDNEGTKLIFIDDHGQGYVFLPALEEAILIADFPKNCLVCLWDLAQPNHFISYDGKLVYTHVFVRYSVYGRHTLKAGETKLNASQIPVMLCEGEMVLHIDGGQYATQSLATHLVLPGTSQNGNLKNFLNLRKYSEAFKICERINLKGSWLEFAEQALADLEPTIALRAFRKIGDVAMVNVLEDIRYLEDVYLISGFCCLLLQKYEEAKEFFLKGSYTKDALDICRDLLQWEQALLLAHKYEPNEVPFIAREYAQQLEFNGNYADALYHYEKGYKEDLIDNTEIQQLVNSSPEYEEHVRLCKMGIARTSIRAGDFRRGIQYAVELNDKQLLYDCAELLATVGHITEAAGLYERGEFYDEACSHYISLKMWNKANQILPNVKSTKLHALYAKAKESDGQFEEAINSYRIAGDLDACVRIYLDHLSDPHAASEIVLESRSMESAKLLAKFYQKIGDIEQALQFLVLCGCVEEAFSLAQRHNKLKRHGELLERYENAKSSDYLALAQYFEGEKYTLLAGKYYFLAREFTKALRFLLKASAFSNEESQALSMAIDCVATSNNEQLATQLIEFLLGEVDGSPKDPRYLFRLYMARRHYKDAAKTAVIIANQEQLSGNYKAARDLLYSMYQELRRNNLSVTAEMRHNLILLHRYTLVRIHVKLGNHLMAAKLLVQVAANISQFPLHIVPILTSTVIECHRSGLKKSAFMYASMLMRPEYRNSLDARYSKKIESIVRKAPKGIKNFRDEIDDETMECPICDTNLPNMEVTCYSCKTTLPICIATGQHIIKQHMTSCPSCDFPCFRAEMENILSELNECPMCEENVDPQNLLDVEDIRPYILASS encoded by the exons CGGAGATGTGTATTTTATATGGCAAAAGGGCTCGCAAGGAGCTCTATTGGCCACAACAGGATCTGATGGTACGGTAGCGGTTTTCAATAGACAGGGACAAATGTTGGAGCGAATAATGCTGCCAGG ttTGTGCTCTGGTTTTGCCTGGGACAATGAAGGCGAAATTTTGGGCATAATTACTGCCTCTTCTCCGGTCATAACACTATGGAATGCCACAACTCAACAGAAACATTCCGTAGAATCTGGTTTAAGAGACCCCTTGTcttgtattatatggtcgaaaCAGGAACAAATCATGGCTGTTGGCACTGCCAGAGGTAATTTGGCCATTTATAATCATAAATCAAACAAAAGAATTCCTGTATTGGGTAAACATTCCAAGCGCATTAATTGTGGAGCCTGGTCAGCACAAAACCTTTTAGCTCTGGGCTCGGATGACAAAACATTTTCGCTGAGCAATGAAGAGGGTGATTCCATGAGAGTTGTACAGCTAAGAGATGTACCCAGTGACATGTATTTTGCTGAGATGGCCAATGAGGATCGAATAAATGGCGACAACGCCATTAGCATGATTATAGGCAAACGTACcttgtatttatattatttaccgGAACCGGATACGCCCACAGAATTGGGTTTTCAAAGTCGTTATGGCTCGCTGCTGCAACACAAATGGTTTGGTGATGGCTATATACTGTTGGGTTTCTCCAATGGTCATGTCGTGGCCATCTCTACACATCCCAAAGATATTGGCCAAGAATTATGGCAAGTGAAAAATCACAAAGAGTTGCTTACAGGTCTGGCTTATTGTCCATCTTTGGAAATTGTGGCCTCTTGTGGTGATGACAA caTTAAAATTCATTCTATTACAAATTTACATGAGACGGAAAAAATTATTAACGTACCCGATCATTCGGGAGTACAAATGATTGATTGGTCTGCCGATGGCCAATTAATGTCGGTTACCACTATGACTGGCTCAGTATTCATTTATGTTACTAAGCTGCCTAGCCTGTATGCAGTATCGGCACCTAGAATTGCTATTTTAAGCAGTTTAGCGGAAGTTTCGATTTATGTTTATTCACCCGATAAG TCTAAACCACTGCCCTATCGTCAAACTCTGGAAACCGAACCAAATGTTCTTGCAATTGGTCCATATCATCTGGCATCTTGTGTCGACCGTCATGTGTGGTTTTATGATTTGGGTAAAAGTTTAGGAGATCAACCCGAACCATTGAGCGAAAGAGATTTTTCACAAACCGTAGAAGACATTAAACTAAATGCGGATTATTGTGCCGTATTATGCCCACCACAATTAATGTTGCAAGCGATTGTAACGGACAATCCCAACGTAAAAGACAAATTAATGCAAATGTTTCCCAATGCAGTTCCAACATTAAATGATGCTGTTATAACATGCTTTGGACTGACGCAGGAATATCTAATATTTGCCACAGAt ATTGGTCATTTGGTGTATTTCTCGCTGGAGAAATGGGAGATCTGCACAATGTATCGCCATAATATGGGTCTGACAAAAATGTTCACCGACAACGAGGGcacaaaattaatattcataGATGATCATGGCCAGGGTTATGTTTTCTTGCCCGCTTTGGAGGAAGCTATTCTAATTGCAGATTTTCCCAAGAACTGTTTGGTTTGTTTGTGGGATTTGGCCCAGCCCAATCATTTTATCAGTTACGATGGCAAATTGGTTTATACTCATGTGTTTGTGCGCTACTCAGTTTATGGCAGACACACTTTAAAGGCGggcgaaacaaaattaaatgcaTCCCAAATACCTGTAATGTTATGCGAAGGTGAAATGGTTTTACACATTGATGGTGGCCAATATGCTACACAGTCTTTGGCCACCCATTTGGTGTTGCCCGGCACTAGTCAAAATGGTAATCTTAAGAACTTTCTGAACTTACGGAAATACTCAGAGGCTTTTAAGATATGCGAAAGAATCAATTTGAAAGGATCTTGGCTGGAATTTGCCGAACAGGCTTTGGCGGATCTGGAACCCACAATAG CTTTAAGAGCTTTTCGCAAAATAGGTGATGTTGCCATGGTCAATGTGTTGGAAGATATACGCTACTTAGAGGATGTCTATTTAATAAGTGGTTTTTGTTGTCTCTTGCTGCAGAAATACGAAGAAGCCAAAGAATTTTTCTTAAAAGGCTCCTATACCAAAGATGCCCTGGATATATGCCGCGATCTATTGCAATGGGAACAGGCTTTGTTGTTGGCTCATAAATACGAACCCAATGAAGTGCCATTTATAGCACGTGAATATGCTCAACAGCTGGAATTTAA tggCAATTACGCAGATGCCTTATATCACTACGAAAAAGGCTATAAAGAAGATTTGATAGATAATACCGAAATACAGCAATTAGTTAATAGCTCACCGGAGTATGAAGAGCATGTGCGTCTGTGTAAAATGGGCATTGCCAGGACATCCATACGAGCTGGAGATTTTAGAAGAGGA atTCAATATGCCGTGGAACTGAATGACAAACAGTTGCTGTATGATTGTGCTGAACTTTTAGCCACTGTGGGTCACATAACTGAGGCGGCTGGTCTCTATGAACGCGGGGAATTTTACGATGAGGCTTGTTCTCATTACATTTCGTTGAAAATGTGGAATAAGGCCAATCAAATTTTACCAAATGTAAAATCTACCAAATTACATGCTTTATATGCAAAAGCCAAAGAATCGGATGGTCAATTTGAAGAGGCTATAAATAGTTATCGCATAGCTGGCGATTTGGATGCCTGTGTGCGGATTTATCTCGATCATTTGTCTGATCCTCATGCGGCATCAGAAATTGTCTTAGAATCACGTTCCATGGAAAGTGCCAAACTGTTGGCCAAGTTTTATCAGAAAATCGGTGATATAGAACAGGCTTTACAATTTTTGGTCTTGTGTGGCTGTGTGGAAGAGGCTTTCTCGCTGGCCCAGCGTCACAATAAACTCAAGAGACATGGTGAGCTGTTGGAGCGTTATGAAAATGCTAAATCTAGTGATTATTTGGCATTGGCTCAGTATTTTGAAGGTGAAAAGTATACGCTGCTAGCGggaaagtattattttttggcCCGCGAATTTACAAAGGCATTAAGATTTCTGTTAAAGGCTTCCGCCTTTAGTAATGAAGAATCTCAGGCCTTGTCCATGGCCATTGACTGTGTGGCCACTTCGAATAATGAGCAATTGGCTACACAGTTAATAGAGTTTTTATTGGGCGAAGTGGATGGTTCTCCCAAAGATCCGCGCTATTTATTTAGGCTGTATATGGCTCGTAGGCACTATAAAGATGCAGCCAAGACGGCCGTTATCATAGCCAATCAGGAACAATTGTCTGGAAACTATAAAGCCGCCAGAGATTTATTATATTCCATGTACCAAGAACTAAGGCGTAACAATCTGTCGGTAACCGCCGAAATGAGACATAATTTGATATTATTACATCGTTATACACTGGTGAGGATACATGTAAAGCTGGGTAATCATTTGATGGCTGCTAAGCTACTGGTGCAAGTTGCCGCCAATATATCACAATTTCCATTGC ATATCGTTCCCATATTAACCTCCACCGTTATCGAATGCCATCGTTcaggtttaaaaaaatcagcctTTATGTATGCCTCCATGTTAATGCGTCCCGAGTATCGCAATAGTCTTGATGCCCGTTACTCGAAAAAGATTGAATCGATTGTGCGCAAGGCTCCCAAAGGTATTAAAAACTTCCGTGATGAAATCGATGATGAGACCATGGAATGTCCTATTTGTGATACAAATCTGCCCAATATGGAGGTTACTTGTTATAGTTGTAAGACAACCCTACCCATATGCATTGCCACCGGCCAGCATATAATCAAACAACATATGACTTCTTGTCCTTCGTGTGATTTTCCCTGTTTTAGGGCAGAAATGGAAAA tattttgtcTGAGCTTAATGAGTGCCCGATGTGTGAAGAAAATGTGGATCCCCAAAATCTTCTTGATGTTGAGGATATACGCCCCTACATTTTGGCATCTTCTTAG
- the LOC135960851 gene encoding ATP synthase subunit s, mitochondrial, translating to MAILQKISNIRSRILQNIATNGQKLPATADLSRKSLWGYVAIAFNRVDTDRQLKVGPDRLCAEWVIKNGGAISTVDSPGRRLHNYNTLPPENNHFKIKVIDASNSSIMKIGLDHFKGCNSIDTVILHKCKHLESDGLQGLVHLKKTLKDLQISACDNISDEGLMVIGELSNLELLKLFEMRYVKDLAKVGENLKAKLPNCHMEIK from the coding sequence atggcaattttgcaaaaaatttccaaCATACGCAGTAGAATTCTTCAAAATATTGCAACAAATGGACAAAAGTTGCCGGCAACTGCGGATTTATCAAGAAAATCATTGTGGGGTTATGTGGCCATTGCATTCAACCGTGTGGACACAGATCGACAGCTGAAAGTTGGTCCAGATCGCCTATGTGCAGAGTGGGTCATAAAAAATGGTGGTGCTATAAGCACCGTGGACTCTCCTGGTCGTCGGCTGCACAACTACAATACACTGCCACCCGAAAATAATCATTTCAAAATAAAGGTTATTGATGCTAGCAACTCGTCCATAATGAAAATTGGTTTGGACCATTTTAAGGGTTGCAATTCGATTGATACCGTCATATTGCATAAGTGTAAACATTTAGAATCGGATGGTTTACAAGGCCTGGTGCATCTTAAGAAAACTTTAAAAGATTTACAGATATCTGCTTGTGATAATATCAGCGATGAGGGTCTCATGGTTATTGGAGAACTGTCAAATTTGGAATTGCTAAAGTTATTCGAAATGCGTTATGTAAAGGATTTGGCAAAGGTCGGAGAAAATTTGAAGGCAAAGCTACCAAATTGTCATATGGAGATAAAATAA